Proteins from one Candida orthopsilosis Co 90-125, chromosome 2 draft sequence genomic window:
- a CDS encoding Rec8 protein (S. cerevisiae homolog REC8 has role in synaptonemal complex assembly, meiotic sister chromatid cohesion, protein localization to chromosome, centromeric region, reciprocal meiotic recombination), with translation MELTTNQSRGLQTAWLLSTLGYKASSRGKLIRKEELLKISIPELCNELIERYRDGAGVNIRFSSNVLHGISILYGSKIAQVLNEVTHVQLRLQNAYIQLATRQNGQLVKREGARCLKQSEVLRNDVAFHVEWDLMPQLQIQGLEMNDSHNAKRRKLEIAEFDLREFSITDGTTGADSTSATGLGQFTLAIDGQTDANFDNMNLSIQSDEPGNDDVNEHVNLQFNEDGEILEISEKEPKNARTSSVDIEIEHSRRREDSLQLVDNNGMVNGLESEEGINADLHDFTFDTEEENERQKFDLEPRTAPIFRVLKRKLVIDEHITLTREFIINHHDNYATMMSYRASCMPQQRRVQQVYQQLNMIHFRPWANGNSVRDFNSSSIEESINRTMGIFHRTGIMANEVTEQARNSQVLMEVETSRVLQSDDLSQDLEEIGHRDIEDAEMNFDAAMLDLDFNLDGSRVEEDEEDEEFFLQSSSLSLASGEHNLHPNLMPRLKKLVKYFIQRSTELNKPTVSQQKEYHLTFEELVPVRDNYEVNSKKIAAGAFSSILFLINKSIMSIDVDPHAWPETSLLKSSDINLTLHPPATD, from the coding sequence ATGGAACTTACCACCAACCAATCAAGAGGTCTTCAAACCGCATGGCTTTTGTCAACATTAGGATACAAAGCATCTTCAAGAGGTAAGCTCAtcagaaaagaagaattaTTGAAGATCCTGATACCTGAACTTTGCAACGAATTAATAGAACGCTATAGGGATGGAGCTGGTGTTAACATCAGATTCTCGTCGAATGTGTTACATGGAATTTCGATTTTGTATGGGTCAAAAATTGCTCAGGTGTTGAATGAAGTTACACATGTTCAATTACGCTTACAAAATGCATATATTCAATTAGCAACAAGACAGAATGGTCAGCTTGTAAAGCGCGAAGGTGCTCGGTGTTTGAAACAGTCAGAGGTTTTGAGGAATGACGTTGCATTTCATGTTGAATGGGATTTGATGCCACAATTGCAGATTCAAGGATTAGAGATGAATGATCTGCACAATGCGAAACGACgcaaattggaaattgcCGAGTTTGACTTACGTGAGTTTTCTATAACTGACGGAACAACTGGGGCAGACTCGACTAGCGCTACAGGACTAGGTCAATTTACTTTAGCTATAGATGGCCAAACAGATGCTAATTTTGACAACatgaatttgtcaataCAAAGTGATGAGCCTGGTAACGATGATGTTAATGAACATGTTAATTTACAATTTAATGAAGACGGTGAGATCTTGGAGATTCTGGAAAAGGAACCGAAAAATGCTCGTACGTCACTGGTGgacattgaaattgaacattCTCGTAGAAGGGAGGACTCATTACAATTAGTTGATAACAATGGCATGGTGAATGGATTGGAAAGTGAAGAAGGAATCAATGCAGATCTTCATGACTTCACTTTTGATACTGAAGAGGAAAATGAGAGGcaaaaatttgatcttgaacCAAGAACAGCCCCCATATTTCGTGTTCTAAAGCGCAAACTAGTGATTGATGAACACATAACTTTAACCAGAGAattcattatcaatcaCCACGACAATTATGCCACCATGATGAGCTACCGAGCTTCATGTATGCCTCAACAGCGTCGGGTTCAACAAGTGTACCAACAACTTAACATGATTCATTTTAGACCATGGGCCAATGGGAATTCGGTTCGTGATTTCAATTCGTCTAGTATAGAGGAAAGTATCAATCGAACGATGGGCATATTTCATCGAACCGGAATTATGGCCAACGAGGTAACCGAACAAGCAAGAAACTCACAAGTATTAATGGAAGTTGAAACATCGAGAGTATTGCAAAGCGATGACTTGAGTCAAGATTTGGAGGAAATTGGACATCgtgatattgaagatgcGGAGATGAACTTTGATGCCGCTATGTTAGATTTGGATTTCAACTTGGACGGAAGTcgtgttgaagaagatgaagaggatgaggagttttttcttcaatcaagTAGTTTAAGTTTAGCTAGTGGTGAACATAATTTGCACCCGAATTTGATGCCGCGATTGAAAAAGTTAGTCAAATATTTTATTCAAAGACTGACGGAGTTAAACAAGCCTACTGTTTCTCAGCAAAAGGAGTATCATTTAACTTTTGAAGAGTTAGTGCCAGTGAGAGATAATTATGAAGTGAATTCGAAAAAAATTGCTGCTGGTGCATTTTCCAGCATCTTGTTTCTTATTAATAAGAGTATAATGTCAATTGATGTGGACCCTCATGCATGGCCTGAGACAAGCTTGTTGAAATCTAGCGATATCAACTTGACTTTGCACCCACCTGCGACGGATTGA
- a CDS encoding Syg1 protein (S. cerevisiae homolog SYG1 has role in signal transduction and localizes to plasma membrane, mitochondrion), which yields MKFAEALSDGLVAEWQDQYVDYKGGKKLIKKIRKLKDEIPLLDSNDLERRDRTYGDDAPPISGSNSRYENRRPSVFNYSLKSSKTDYFTERRKFQLWLDEQLMKVDEFYSEKEQDVYERFLLLEDQLYQMRDQKNQISRQRRQHDGTAHGVAASGERVIPHRVNDLAFHTKFFISELNRWDLPSLPSMAFLKKLKGRKKVKYEDDISLHVQDSVDLNYAENRVRNGLVELSDHTTDQTSLDSESEIEEFSPTTPTEPQNADQARQTRRRDYTPKKQHFGVPYLYAKKQLKSALLEHYRALSILKSYRTMNRTAFRKITKKYDKAMHTSVMEPFMERINTSSYFLTSDLVDKIINQVDELYITFFDPESKDRKQSLEKLRTIAYTFNSTEMKQPQYYTEFFSSGIFIGFGIPLFTLALYTALHKTIKGELPEGRYLLQVWGGFFLLTFAFLLFGINMAVFDKFRINYKFIFEFDIASALNYKQFWLLPSFAFAFMSLLGWFSFNNFWPDKFPGRDWPWIFFGVMLALFLWPTNVLYGSSRRWLQFALWRLLLSGLYPVEFRDFFLGDIVCSLTYTMGNLPFFFCLFSHHWNGTLAGQPASANTCTSSRSRLMGFFSSLPSVWRLSQCIRRYMDTGDWFPHLANMLKYTVSTVYYMTLSIYRIENKERNRIVFIVFAAINSIYTSIWDIVMDWSLLQSGSKHFLLRDYLFYKKPYYYYIAMVLDVILRFQWIFYAFFTHQIQQSAVTSFCVALAEILRRFIWIFFRMENEHCTNVILFRASKDTPLPYAVSVKVERAVKKLVESRYEDRKSSEEDRIAEENVGFTTGRAGSRGDDGSRSSVDLTRLSTRQSMPQLQQRKTYFKQITDRLNTAHIKDFQRRKTAARIDEDSEDDEDDDDASIIGKSTRASHVSSIRDE from the exons ATGAAGTTCGCCGAAGCTCTTAGTGATGGCTTGGTTGCAGAATGGCAAGACCAATACGTTGATTACAAAGGTGGtaaaaagttgataaagaagatTCGCAAACTCAAGGACGA AATACCGTTATTGGACTCGAATGATTTAGAGAGACGCGATAGGACATATGGAGATGATGCACCACCAATATCAGGTTCAAATAGTCGATATGAAAATAGACGACCTTCAGTTTTCAACTATTCACTCAAATCTAGTAAGACAGATTACTTTACAGAACGGAGgaaatttcaactttggctcgatgaacaattgatgaaagtgGATGAGTTTTATTCCGAAAAGGAGCAAGATGTCTACGAGCGATTTTTGTTATTAGAAGATCAATTATACCAAATGAGAGATCAAAAGAACCAGATACTGCGACAACGAAGACAACATGATGGAACTGCGCATGGTGTAGCAGCAAGTGGAGAACGTGTAATTCCACATAGAGTTAATGATTTAGCATTTCACACAAAATTCTTTATTAGTGAATTGAATAGGTGGGACTTACCTTCGCTTCCGTCCATGgcatttttgaagaaattaaaagGTAGAAAGAAGGTAAAATATGAAGACGATATATCATTGCATGTTCAAGATTCTGTCGACTTGAATTACGCCGAGAATCGAGTCAGGAATGGACTTGTCGAATTAAGTGATCACACAACAGATCAAACCTCGTTGGACTCAGAGTCTGAAATTGAGGAGTTTTCACCTACTACCCCAACTGAACCACAGAACGCTGATCAAGCACGACAAACTCGAAGACGTGATTACACCccaaagaaacaacatTTTGGAGTCCCATACTTGTATGCGAAAAAGCAATTAAAATCAGCTCTTTTGGAACACTATCGAGCGTTGTCGATTTTAAAATCCTACCGAACAATGAATAGGACTGCATTTCGAAAAATTACCAAGAAATACGACAAGGCAATGCATACAAGTGTTATGGAACCATTTATGGAGAGAATTAACACTTCTTCGTATTTCTTAACTAGTGATTTAGTTGACAAGATAATCAATCAAGTGGATGAGCTTTATATTACATTTTTTGATCCGGAGTCGAAGGACAGAAAACAGTcacttgaaaaattgagaaCGATTGCGTATACATTCAATTCGACAGAAATGAAACAACCTCAGTATTATACTGAATTTTTCAGTTCTGGTATATTTATTGGGTTTGGGATTCCGCTATTCACATTGGCATTGTATACAGCGTTACACAAGACAATCAAAGGAGAGCTTCCTGAAGGGCGATATTTATTACAAGTATGGGGTGgattctttcttttgacATTTGCATTCCTATTATTTGGAATAAATATGGCCGTGTTTGACAAATTTAGAATCAACTACAAGTTTatttttgagtttgataTAGCTTCTGCTTTGAActataaacaattttggttGCTTCCCTCGTTTGCATTTGCATTCATGTCACTATTAGGGTGGTTtagcttcaacaatttttggCCTGATAAATTTCCCGGTAGAGATTGGCCGTGGATATTTTTTGGTGTTATGTTGGCGCTATTTCTTTGGCCCACCAATGTGCTCTATGGGTCCAGTCGAAGGTGGTTACAATTTGCATTATGGAGATTACTTTTATCGGGACTCTACCCAGTTGAGTTTAgagatttctttttgggtGATATTGTATGTTCATTGACGTACACCATGGGTAACCTACCattctttttctgtttGTTTTCCCATCATTGGAATGGAACGTTGGCTGGTCAGCCTGCAAGTGCAAACACCTGCACATCCTCCAGGTCGAGATTAATGGGATTTTTCAGTTCTTTACCCAGTGTGTGGCGTTTGTCGCAATGTATACGTCGTTATATGGACACTGGAGATTGGTTTCCTCATTTGGCAAATATGCTAAAGTACACAGTATCAACTGTGTACTACATGACGTTGAGTATTTATCGTATCGAGAACAAGGAAAGGAACAGGATTGTTTTTATTGTATTTGCAGCAATCAACTCAATATACACATCGATATGGGATATAGTTATGGATTGGTCATTGTTACAATCGGGCTCCAAACATTTCTTATTGAGAGattatttattttacaAGAAACCATACTATTATTATATAGCTATGGTTCTTGATGTGATTTTACGGTTTCAATGGATTTTTTATGCATTTTTCACCCATcagattcaacaaagtgCAGTAACATCATTCTGCGTGGCTTTGGCTGAAATCCTACGTCGATTCATATGGATCTTTTTCAGAATGGAAAATGAACATTGTACAAATGTGATTCTATTTAGAGCATCGAAGGATACCCCATTACCTTATGCAGTATCAGTTAAGGTTGAGCGTGCGGTTAAAAAGTTGGTGGAATCGAGATATGAAGATCGGAAATCATCTGAGGAAGATCGGATCGCAGAAGAAAATGTGGGCTTCACCACGGGACGTGCTGGATCTAGAGGTGATGATGGTAGTAGAAGTTCTGTTGATCTCACAAGGTTGCTGACTAGACAATCGATGCctcaattgcaacaacGTAAAACATACTTTAAGCAAATCACTGATCGATTAAATACAGCCCATATAAAGGATttccaaagaagaaagacTGCTGCCCGCATAGATGAGGAttctgaagatgatgaagacgaCGATGATGCAAGCATTATTGGCAAATCAACTAGAGCTTCACACGTGTCGTCCATCAGAGATGAGTAG
- a CDS encoding Pil1 eisosome component (with a predicted role in endocytosis), producing MHRTYSMRSSKAPTASQLQAPPPPPSSTKNRFFGAGGLSSSIRKAAAGATGPELSRKLAQFIKMEKNLMRSIEVTSRERKDIARQLSAWGEENDDDVSDVTDKLGVLIYEIGELEDQYIDKYDQYRITLKSIRDIEGSVQPSRERKQKITDEIAHLKYKDPQSPKIPVLEQELVRAEAESLVAEAQLSNITREQLKAAFNYQFDATRELAEKYALIAGYGKALLELLDDSAVTPGETRPAYDGYEASKQIIIDAENALASWTLDSAAVKPTLSLHHEYDEDEEPAEIDDAAQQEFAKHDEHNGEHAA from the coding sequence ATGCACAGAACTTACTCAATGAGATCTTCAAAGGCTCCAACAGCCTCGCAATTGcaagcaccaccaccaccaccatcgTCCACCAAGAATAGGTTTTTTGGTGCTGGTGGGTTGTCTTCTTCGATTAGAAAAGCTGCTGCTGGTGCCACTGGTCCGGAATTGTCTAGAAAGTTGGCTCAGTTTATCAAGATGGAAAAGAACTTGATGAGATCTATTGAGGTCACTTcgagagaaagaaaagatatTGCTAGACAATTGAGTGCTTGGGGTGAAGAGAATGACGATGATGTTTCTGATGTCACTGATAAATTGGGGGTTTTGATTTACGAGATTGGTGAATTGGAAGACCAATACATTGATAAGTATGATCAATACAGAATTACTTTGAAGAGTATTAGAGATATTGAAGGTTCAGTGCAACCatcaagagaaagaaaacaaaagattactgatgaaattgctcatttgaaatataaGGATCCCCAATCCCCCAAGATTCCAGTTTTGGAGCAAGAGTTGGTTAGAGCTGAAGCTGAATCTTTGGTTGCTGAAGCTCAATTGAGTAACATTACTAGAGAACAATTGAAGGCTGCTTTCAACTACCAGTTTGATGCTACTAGAGAGTTGGCTGAAAAGTATGCTTTAATTGCTGGTTATGGTAAAGCtcttttggaattgttggatgATTCTGCTGTTACTCCTGGTGAAACCAGACCAGCTTATGATGGTTATGAAGCTTCTAAACAAATTATCATTGATGCTGAAAATGCTTTGGCTTCATGGACTTTGGATTCTGCTGCTGTCAAGCCAACATTGTCTTTACATCAtgaatatgatgaagatgaagagccggctgaaattgatgatgctgCTCAACAAGAATTTGCCAAACATGATGAACACAATGGTGAACATGCTGCTTAG
- a CDS encoding Hat1 protein (S. cerevisiae homolog HAT1 has histone binding, histone acetyltransferase activity, has role in histone acetylation, chromatin silencing at telomere and localizes to histone acetyltransferase complex, cytoplasm), whose product MSLENSKQISAASLQPELWTASSNDALKMFVTDGEQALNFQPLFTYPIFGDAETIYGYKDLSIFLCFDHYTFKPFLNIKYKEKLDDPDLVDLKATMDKYVPESTVFKDEIAWVDSINEEKKNYKIPGDRIDKFKKEDVEYQVYKIDLKSAAGLELHKRLQILVLLYIEAGSFIDAEDDLWDLYVLYEKATEDNEPSLAGFTTAYNYWKYPGAKNFDDEKSEVRIKISQFIVLPIYQGQGLGQLFYSHLCKYWLAKDSIVEVVVEDPNEGFDDMRDRADLKRLGDLGFDFDKVTSKDIDQDWINKTRRQLKLEKRQFARLLELILLYKLKHNKDVSKSDVRLFIKRRLYKKNKEGLDALDEATRRDKLQTAYQALEEDYYRILGDLRLPIKRKLDGGEVAESKKARVN is encoded by the coding sequence ATGTCATTAGAGAATAGCAAGCAGATATCAGCAGCATCATTGCAACCTGAACTATGGACAGCATCTTCCAACGATGCGCTCAAGATGTTTGTTACTGATGGGGAACAAGCGTTAAATTTTCAGCCATTGTTTACCTACCCAATATTTGGTGACGCAGAGACGATATATGGATATAAAGACTTGAGTATTTTTCTATGCTTTGATCATTACACGTTCAAGCCTTTCTTGAACATCAAGTATaaagagaaattggatgatcCAGacttggttgatttgaaagcCACCATGGATAAATATGTACCTGAGAGTACCGTGTttaaagatgaaattgcatgggttgattcaataaacGAGGAAAAAAAGAACTATAAGATACCAGGTGATAGAATcgacaaattcaaaaaagaagacGTTGAATACCAGGTTTATaagattgatttgaaactgGCAGCAGGATTGGAATTACACAAGCGATTACAAATTCTAGTTTTATTGTACATTGAAGCTGGTTCATTCATTGATGCAGAAGATGACTTGTGGGATCTTTACGTGCTCTATGAAAAAGCGACTGAAGATAATGAGCCATCCCTTGCGGGATTCACCACTGCTTACAACTATTGGAAGTACCCCGGAGCCAAAaactttgatgatgaaaagtCAGAAGTTAGGATAAAAATATCACAATTTATTGTACTCCCCATCTATCAAGGACAAGGTTTGGGACAATTATTTTATAGCCATCTTTGCAAATACTGGTTAGCTAAGGACAgtattgttgaagttgttgttgaagatcCAAATGAAGGATTTGATGATATGAGAGATAGAGCCGACTTGAAACGATTAGGCGACTTGGGATTCGACTTTGACAAGGTTACTTCCAAGGACATTGATCAAGACTGGATTAATAAGACAAGAAGGCAATTAAAGTTGGAGAAACGTCAATTTGCAAGActattggaattgattttacTATATAAATTAAAACACAACAAAGATGTATCCAAATCTGATGTGAGATTGTTCATCAAAAGGAGATTGTACAAGAAGAACAAGGAAGGGTTGGATGCATTGGATGAAGCTACTAGAAGAGATAAATTGCAAACTGCTTATCAAGCATTGGAGGAGGACTATTATAGGATTCTTGGAGACTTGAGACTTCCGATAAAGAGAAAACTTGACGGGGGAGAGGTAGCAGAGAGCAAGAAGGCAAGGGTAAATTGA